AAGGAATCTACGTCCAGCGAAGAAAATCGAAAGAATGGCAACTCATAGATCTTAAAGTGACTTTCAAGCGCATGGAGAAGCTTTCCTTAGTTTTCTTGATCCGACTGGAATTCGTACTTAAGGGACTTGAATGGAAAATTTATACAAATTCGAAAGCTTGATCAGACAAGTTAGAAGTGCAATAATATAATTGAAAGTACTTAAGTTCGATCATGAAAATAGAACgtaaaaacaaattaagttGTGTGGTGATGAGGGAAAATTGCCGGTGGGTTGGGTCCCACGAGGCCGAAATCACAAAATCAGCTATAAAAGTTAGCTAATTAATGGCCATAAGTGTGGGCCCGCGAGTAATACTCTTCTCCCCGGATGAGTCCCAAACGAAAAAGACGCGTGGTCGAccgaaaattttaaaagactGGAGAGTGCCATCCTACCAAAAACGATCAAAAGCAACTAGATTTGGATTCATTTactaagttttctttttttcttcctaatatACTCTCGTCTTTGTTTATGTCATATTGGGTGCAATAATACTAATGTCCATAAATCATGCGTGTATTACGAAttaaaagcaattaaaaaaaaaaaaaagcgaggTACATAACAATGCCTCCAGAAATTTGTGCCTCACATCTTAGTTTCTCTTGGTACGTAAttccttttaattattttagggCTGCTTCTTCAACTTCTTAAAATTACTTATGATTTCGAAAGGTTCATGAAAGAATTTTGGGTTACTTAAAATGACGCGAAATGGCAATGTGATGTATGTTCAGTATTAGATAAAGGCAGATCTCAAATACAAGTGGAGGTATAAGGCAAATCAAAGTAAAGATTGCCCCACAAGAGACCAAGACTTGACTTCAAGAAAGCCTCGACGGATCCTTTCAACTATATAATAGGAAAGTAGAAGAATGCTATTTATGTATTCTCTAAATGAAAACCTAATTCTACTCCcagtaatatatatatgtatctatCTATCAATCtatatacacacatatacaAATAGTTTGGAATGATTATGCTAATGAAGTAGAGGACTTTGCTAATGATTATGCTCTTCGGTTCTAAAAGCACTTTGCCCATTAAGTGTCTAGTCCATCAAGATTCAGATCTATTCTTGCCTTTATACGTCTTTTTAACCGTAGATTTTCAATCTTGATACAATATTCACTCAGAAagtcattttttgtttattaaataatttgagTTTGACCTCTTTAACTTCAAGGCCGAGTTTGTTATGGCCATGCTATGACAGTTCTAAAAGTCCTTAGCTTTAGTTCAATTTGATCTTATTATTGAATTGGTTAGGGACTTATCTCTAGTTGATATTTTTGGTGCAGATTTGTTATGATTTTCTCTAATTTCGTCACCTGGTGGTTTTTGTCTATTCATTTAATACTGTTATGATGAAGCTTGATGTgatttttctgttaaaaaaattggcatttttTCATCTGTTAATCAAAATTAAGTTaaccgaaagaaaataaaagaatatagaAGAAGATTGCCATGTGTCAGGTGGAGAAAGTAACATTGTCAACTTCTCATGAAGCACTACGCACCACCacgcatttatttaattaaactaGACAAAATTAGACAGAGTTATTTTTGTAATGTGAAAAATGTGGATATCTTTAGAAGGGAAGGGGAAgaactgaaaagaaaagaaaaagttgactGATCGTTTGAAAGGAGACAATGAGATAAAGAATTGggaatgtgaaagaaaaatgaagaaaataaggcAAGGTACGAGTGAAATGGTAATGCGTACCGAGTGTCAACCATACTTAGGAGGTCTCCTTGAAAATAGGCGCGGGTTGGATTTCCGGCACCACCAGCAAGATTCCAAAACGTCACGAGACTCGCCTAAGTTAGGGCATGCATGAACATCCAGATGACACGCGCTTGATAAATCAGGCAAATCTTGCAGTGATTCACAGTGACATACGTACAAACTCCGCAATTTATATAGTTTTGATAAATCAGGTAACCTGTTTATGGAGCTCCAGTTCGCAATGAATAAGTACTCTAGCGAGTTTGGTAAATCAGGCAAACCTTGTAGTGATTTACAGTCCATTACGGACAAACTCCgcaatttatgcaattttaatAGATCTGGTAACCTTTCTATGGAGCTGCATTCCCCAATAGATAATTTCTCCAACGATTTTATTTCTTCTAAATCTTGAATCTTGATTAGCCGTGAACACGAAAAGATACTCAGCCTTTCAAGCTTCCCTAAGCTTGATAGGCCAGATATCTTCACCAGCGAGTTACAGCTATCCACATCTAAACGATGgagattctctaattgtttaaactCGATCTCTTTCAATTCCCATCTAGAGAGTGTTAACTCACGCAAACATCTCAATTCCACAAGGAGGGGTTGTTCTATTGGTGACTTTACACCGTTTAATTCCAAATAATGAAGACCTAGAGGAAGCCTTGGGAGAGATTGAGGATCATCACAAAATATGTCAAGTTCCCAAAGATGAGGAGGCCATGTGATATCTATACCACTACAATCATGGTATGTCAACCCTTCAAGATTCTCCAACATCCCTATTGCCTTCGGTAGCACTCTTATCTTACTTCCATACATACGTAAGCGCTTCAGCCTTTTAAGATATCCAATAGAAGGAGGCAATTCTGTAATCTCTGTATACTGCAAGTTTAAGTAGAGCAATGATTCTAGTCCTCCGATGGAGTGCGGTAGCTCCCTTATTTGAGTGAATCTTAGGTTCATCACCTCCAATCTTTTGAGATCTCCGATGGAATCATGTAACTCTTGTATCTTACTATAAACCATAAATAAGCGCCGCAATCTTTGAAGATATCCAATAGAAGCAGGCAGTGTTGTAATCTCAGTCCACTGCAAATCTAAGTCGAGTAATGATTCTAGTCCTCCAATGGAGTTTGGTAGCTTCTTTATCCGAGTGTATCCCAAGTTCATTTTCTCCAACcttttgagatctccaataGAATCAAGTAACTCTCTGATTCTTGTGTTGAACAAATTCAATTCAAGCAACAATTTTAATTTCCCCAAAGAGTTTGGAAGCTTTCTAAGCCGATAACAATCCACTAAAGACAAGCATGTCAAGCCTACCATCTCTCCCAATAGATGGGTGAAGGTCTCGCATACACTGCCCCTCTAACTTTAGACTTGACAGGTACTTTAGACCATATATTGCTGAAGGCACCATGCACATGTCAAAATGGGGGCTTCTAAACAACTTTGATGGTTGAACTTGAGATCCAATTATTCCCAAGTGCTTTAGACGCTTTAGCTTACCAATAGAGCTACCAATTTGTGGCGACTTTGGACAATGTTCAGCAAAAACCAGTATCCTCAAATTCAAGCATGTGGAGAAATTAGGAGTTGTCGAGAGATGGCATCTAATGACATGTATTACTTTCAAGTCATAATTTGCCTGCGAAACAAATTAGAATTAGAAAAGTAAGGCAACCCCAAATAGCAAACATGCATGTGTGATACGAAACCATACCATGCATGGGCCCCATCCGTTCCAATTATTTGGAATTTCGCTATCCAAAAGCTTGAGCATGACTAATTTTCCAAAGTATAGATTAATTGCCTGCAAGTTTGAAGGGCAACGATACCAAGAAAGCCATTTTAAATTTGAGAGAATATTCTTAAAGTCTCCTACCAAGTTTCCCCCCTCTAATTCCAACAGCCTTAAGCTAGGTAGCCTTAAAAACTCTTCACTTGTAAAGTCATGCTCTTTTGGAAGTCCGGTTAGTTTGAGTGCTGTCACGTTCTCCGTTCCCTGACAACATGAATAGGCATGAGTGAACTTtcttgaatgaagaaaatgagcACATTCCGTGAGTAAATATTACATTAACTTCTTCTATACGTAAACCATTATGTTTGACGcgcggacccctggagtgccataactttggccaaagggacacttaagtgtcataacttacgaaaaggtacacttaagtgccactttcaagaaaaacggatcacttgagtgccaatccggcgagAATCTGGCCAAAATGtcgacgtggcacttttccGTGGCCAGGctcaaaacgacaccgtttgcACGTTggcgtggccaaaacggcgttgttttggctGATGtggcaaataaaataaaataaaatatttaaattaaattaaatttatttaaaatatttaaaattaataattttaaaattaaatttagttaaaatattttaaattaataattttgaaattaaatttagttgaaatattaaaaaaaaaaaaaaaaaaaagaggaaagggggaggcgggctgagggattagccctcgccattgccgccgccgggaagggcgtgacggcgggggagggttGGCGGGGTCGCGGGCCACCGGCCAGGGctggcgaccccggccgaccggcggcaagggctcgcgagccctcgccccgaGTTGGGGCGAGGTCGCaacccttggcccggccgggcgagggccgcccacCCTCGTCGGatgcgggcgagggccgcgagccctcgccacggATCCggggagggtcgcggccctcgcccggatccgcgagggctcgcgagccctcgccgccggtcggccgtgGTCGGCGACCCCAGCCGGGCCGCGACCCCGGCCAatcctcccccgccgtcgccggcccttcccggcggcggcggcgggcggcgacgagggctaatccctcggccgcctccccctttccttttttattaattttaatttttttaaatttttaaatattaatttaaaatatttcaactaaatttaattttaaaattattatttttaaatattttaaataaatttaattaaattaattattttat
This genomic stretch from Eucalyptus grandis isolate ANBG69807.140 chromosome 3, ASM1654582v1, whole genome shotgun sequence harbors:
- the LOC104439710 gene encoding disease resistance protein RPV1-like, which translates into the protein MVGLTCLSLVDCYRLRKLPNSLGKLKLLLELNLFNTRIRELLDSIGDLKRLEKMNLGYTRIKKLPNSIGGLESLLDLDLQWTEITTLPASIGYLQRLRRLFMVYSKIQELHDSIGDLKRLEVMNLRFTQIRELPHSIGGLESLLYLNLQYTEITELPPSIGYLKRLKRLRMYGSKIRVLPKAIGMLENLEGLTYHDCSGIDITWPPHLWELDIFCDDPQSLPRLPLGLHYLELNGVKSPIEQPLLVELRCLRELTLSRWELKEIEFKQLENLHRLDVDSCNSLVKISGLSSLGKLERLSIFSCSRLIKIQDLEEIKSLEKLSIGECSSIERLPDLLKLHKLRSLSVMDCKSLQGLPDLPNSLEYLFIANWSSINRLPDLSKLYKLRSLYVCHCESLQDLPDLSSACHLDVHACPNLGESRDVLESCWWCRKSNPRLFSRRPPKYG